Proteins co-encoded in one Gopherus evgoodei ecotype Sinaloan lineage chromosome 4, rGopEvg1_v1.p, whole genome shotgun sequence genomic window:
- the VPS39 gene encoding vam6/Vps39-like protein isoform X6, producing the protein MCVAVRKKLQLYFWKDREFYELQGDFSVPDVPKSMAWCENSICVGFKRDYYLIRVDGKGSIKELFPTGKQLEPLVAPLADGKVAVGQDDLTVVLNEEGICTQKGALNWTDIPIAMEHQPPYIIAVLPRYVEIRTFEPRLLVQSIELQRPRFITSGGYSTNIVYVASNHFVWRLLPVSIATQIQQLLQDKQFELALQLAEMKDDSDSEKQQQIHHIKNLYAFNLFCQKRFDESMQVFAKLGTDPTHVMGLYPDLLPTDYRKQLQYPNPLPVLSGAELEKAHLALIDYLTQKRSQLVKKLNDSDHQSSTSPLMEGTPTIKSKKKLLQIIDTTLLKCYLHTNVALVAPLLRLENNHCHIEESEHVLKKAHKYSELIILYEKKGLHEKALQVLVDQSKKANSPLKGHERTVQYLQHLGTENLHLVFLYSTWVLRDFPDDGLKIFTEDLPEVESLPRDKVLNFLIESFKSLAIPYLEHIIHVWEETGSEFHNCLIQLYCEKVQGLMKEYLSSFPADKIPVPAGEEEGDLGEYRRKLLCFLEISSCYEPSRLISDFPFDGLLEERALLLGRMGKHEQALIIYVHILKDTKMAELYCHKHYDRSKDGNKDVYLALLRMYLSPPSVHCLGPIKMELLEPQANLQAALQVLELHHSKLDTTKAINLLPANTQISEIRIFLEKVLEENAQKKRFNQVLKNLLHAEFLRVQEERILHQQVKCIITEEKVCTVCKKKIGNSAFARYPNAVVVHYFCSKEVSTADT; encoded by the exons GGAGACTTCAGTGTGCCGGATGTGCCCAAGTCTATGGCATGGTGTGAAAATTCTATCTGTGTAGGTTTCAAGAGAGACTATTATCTGATAAGG GTGGATGGAAAAGGGTCCATCAAAGAACTGTTCCCCACAGGGAAGCAGCTTGAACCATTGGTGGCTCCCTTAGCAGACGGAAAAGTTGCAGTTGGTCAAGATGATCTAACGGTAGTACTTAACGAAGAAGGGATTTGTACTCAGAAAGGTGCCTTGAATTGGACAGACATTCCCATAGCTATGG AACATCAGCCTCCATACATCATTGCAGTGCTACCAAGGTATGTGGAGATTCGCACTTTTGAACCCCGGCTGCTGGTGCAGAGTATTGAGCTGCAAAGACCACGCTTCATCACCTCTGGAGG TTATAGTACGAATATTGTGTATGTGGCCAGCAATCATTTTGTTTGGCGTCTCCTTCCAGTCTCCATAGCAACCCAGATCCAGCAGCTTCTCCAAGACAAGCAGTTTGAATTGGCTCTGCAGTTGGCG GAAATGAAAGATGATTCAGACAGTGAAAAGCAACAACAGATTCATCACATTAAGAACCTTTATGCCTTTAACCTCTTCTGCCAGAAGCGCTTCGATGAATCCATGCAGGTTTTTGCCAAGCTCGGTACAG ATCCCACTCATGTGATGGGTCTGTATCCTGACTTGCTGCCCACTGATTACAGGAAACAGTTGCAGTATCCTAATCCTCTGCCTGTGCTCTCTGGGGCTGAGCTGGAGAAAGCACACTTAGCACTCATAGACTATCTAACTCAG aaaagaagtcAGCTGGTAAAGAAGTTAAATGACTCAGACCACCAGTCCAGCACCTCACCCCTCATGGAAGGAACACCCACCATCAAATCCAAAAAGAAGTTGCTCCAAATCATTGACACCACCTTGCTCAAGTGTTACCTACAT ACAAATGTAGCTCTGGTAGCACCGTTGCTACGTCTGGAGAACAATCACTGCCACATAGAAGAGAGTGAGCATGTACTGAAGAAGGCACACAAGTACAGTGAGCTGATAATACTGTATGAGAAGAAAGGGCTGCATGAAAAAG CTCTGCAGGTGCTAGTGGATCAATCAAAGAAAGCCAACTCACCTTTGAAGGGCCATGAAAGAACAGTGCAGTATCTACAGCATTTGG GCACAGAAAACTTGCACTTGGTGTTCCTCTATTCCACATGGGTGCTCAGAGACTTTCCTGATGATGGTTTGAAG ATATTTACAGAAGACCTTCCTGAAGTAGAATCCTTGCCTCGAGACAAAGTACTCAACTTCTTGATAGAAAGCTTTAAAAGCCTGGCTATCCCTTACCTG GAACACATCATCCATGTTTGGGAGGAGACGGGCTCAGAATTCCACAATTGTCTGATCCAGCTGTACTGTGAGAAGGTGCAGGGATTAATGAAGGAATATCTCagctccttccctgcag ATAAAATTCCAGTGCCtgctggagaggaggaaggagacCTGGGGGAGTATCGGAGAAAGCTGCTCTGTTTTCTTGAGATTTCTAGCTGCTATGAACCTAGTCGTCTCATCAGTGATTTCCCCTTTGATG GCCTCCTAGAAGAACGTGCCCTGCTGTTGGGTCGTATGGGGAAGCATGAACAAGCCCTCATTATCTATGTCCACATTCTGAAGGATACCAAAATGGCTGAACT GTACTGCCATAAACACTATGACAGAAGCAAAGATGGCAACAAAGAT GTGTATCTGGCTCTGCTCCGGATGTATCTATCGCCACCTAGTGTTCATTGCTTGGGGCCAATCAAGATGGAACTGTTGGAGCCTCAAGCCAATCTCCAGGCTGCCCTGCAGGTTTTAGAATTGCACCACAGCAAATTAGATACTACCAAG GCTATAAACCTGCTCCCAGCAAATACTCAAATTAGTGAGATTCGAATCTTCCTAGAAAAAGTCCTTGAAGAAAATGCCCAGAAGAAACGATTCAACCAAGTACTCAAAAATCTTCTCCATGCAGAATTCCTGAGG GTTCAGGAGGAGAGGATTTTGCATCAGCAGGTGAAGTGTATCATCACAGAGGAAAAAGTGTGCACTGTGTGTAAAAAGAAGATAGGAAATAG